One genomic segment of Litorilinea aerophila includes these proteins:
- a CDS encoding gamma-butyrobetaine hydroxylase-like domain-containing protein has protein sequence MTHVLQHRPQDITVDRKAGTVTIRWGDGHISTYTTRWLRANCPCATCREERRSAELDPLKLVPGPPPSTEIVGAELVGNYAVRFQWQDGHGTGIFVFASLRASCPCPSCHPEGPPPLLPPA, from the coding sequence TCGCCCCCAGGACATCACCGTCGACCGCAAGGCTGGAACCGTGACCATCCGGTGGGGGGACGGCCACATCAGCACCTATACCACCCGCTGGCTGCGCGCCAATTGTCCCTGCGCGACATGCCGGGAAGAGCGCCGGAGCGCCGAGTTGGATCCCTTGAAGCTGGTGCCGGGGCCGCCGCCCAGCACAGAGATCGTGGGGGCAGAGCTGGTGGGAAACTATGCCGTCCGCTTTCAATGGCAGGATGGCCATGGGACCGGCATTTTTGTCTTTGCCAGCCTGCGGGCCAGCTGTCCATGCCCCAGCTGTCATCCGGAAGGGCCGCCGCCCCTGTTGCCGCCGGCCTGA